The following is a genomic window from bacterium.
GGAGCCTCACGTTCGTGGGCGGCATGAGCGTCGAGCAGGCCCTCGACGTGACCGACAGCGACGGCGTCTCGGTGGGTGCCGAACTCGACCGCATCGGCTACCGCGGGGCCGCGCCATGTCCCGCCCCCGCACCGTTCGCCTTCGTGGAACTGCACATCGAGCAGGGTCCGGTGCTGGAGCAGGAGGGCGTCACGATCGGCGCCGTCACCGGGGTGCAGGGCATCTCCTGGAGCGAGGTGACCATCGAGGGCCAGTCCAACCACGCCGGGACCACGCCGATGGACATGCGCCGCGACGCCGGCTACGCCGCCGCCCGGGTGGCGGTGGCGGCGCGGGAGATCGCCGGCGACATCGGCGGCTACCAGGTCGCCACCGTCGGGGTCATGGACCTGCACCCCGACCTGGTGAACGTGGTCGCCGGCCGGGCGCGGCTCTGCGTGGACATGCGCAACATCCACGAGCAGGAACTCCAGCAGGCGGAACGGCTCATGGCCACGAGCCTCGAGCGGATCGCCGCCGCCGAGGGCGTGGGCATCTCCGCCCGGTCCATGGCCCGCTTCGAACCGGTCATCTTCGACCTTCCGGTGGTGGACCTCGTCGAGGCCACCGCCCTGCGCCTGGGTCACAGCACCAAGCGGCTGCCCTCGGGCGCGGGCCACGACGCCCAGATGCTGGCGAGGGTCTGCCCCGCCGGGATGATCTTCGTGCCGAGCCACAGGGGGCTCAGCCACAATCCGGCCGAGTACACCGCGCCCGCGGACCTGGCGGCCGGAGCCGACGTGCTGCTGCAGGTGATGATCGTCCTCGCCTGCTGGGAAGGCGACATCCCCCAGGTGCCGCCGACAGGAGGCACCTTCACCCGAAGCGAAAGAGGCGTCGGCGCCCCAAGCTCCTGACGCCTCCGGCACCGCTGCTGACGCCGAATTTTACTCTTGGCATTCGGGCAGTTCGGGCGCATAGAACGCGAGCGCCGGAGTACTCCCTACTCGGCCGTAAGCCTTCAACCGGGGAGTGCTCCGGCACCGCTCGTTCGTCGCCGTCGCCGACTCGGAACACGCGTAGGCTACTGCGGCGACGCCGTGTCCGCAATTCAATGAAGTGCCGCCGAAACGGGTCTCGCCGCGCCGCTCGGACACCTCGGGCGGAACGGCCCCTCGAGCGGAGGTCCCCCTCACGAGCGTTGACGCCCGCGATCAGCGGGGCGGGGTGATGGTGGTGGTCATCTCGGCGCCGGTGCGGGTGATGATCTTCACGGCGATGTTGTTGGGGGGCGGCGGCGCGCTGAAGGGCTGGGAGCTGAGTCCGCAGAGCGCCTCGGCCGCCTCGGTGTCGCGCTCGCGGCCGAAGGCTTTCAGCAGGCGTTTGATCTGGGCGTCGCCGCGCTTGTAGCCGGGCAGGTAGATGAGCCGGGGGAAGAAGGCGGTGCCGTCGTGGTCGGTGTCGATCATCCAGCAGTCCACGTCGGCGTCGGGCCTCGAGTGGCGCAGCTCGCCGGTCACGGGGTCGTAGGTGTCGAAGCCGTGGAGGTGCACCACCAGGTTCCCGTCGGCGTCGGTCTCGCAGTCCACGTCGGGCTCGCCCAGCAGGGTGAGCGTG
Proteins encoded in this region:
- a CDS encoding Zn-dependent hydrolase, which produces MPGMRQDDLKNLRIDIDRLVGRLEALSQIGDTGDGGNCRLALTDEDRDGRDLVVGWMQDLGLSVTVDTVGNVVAVYPGETEGPPVITGSHIDTVRTGGRYDGNLGVLAGLEVIETLSTAGVRLRRPLAVAFFTDEEGSRFPPDMLGSLTFVGGMSVEQALDVTDSDGVSVGAELDRIGYRGAAPCPAPAPFAFVELHIEQGPVLEQEGVTIGAVTGVQGISWSEVTIEGQSNHAGTTPMDMRRDAGYAAARVAVAAREIAGDIGGYQVATVGVMDLHPDLVNVVAGRARLCVDMRNIHEQELQQAERLMATSLERIAAAEGVGISARSMARFEPVIFDLPVVDLVEATALRLGHSTKRLPSGAGHDAQMLARVCPAGMIFVPSHRGLSHNPAEYTAPADLAAGADVLLQVMIVLACWEGDIPQVPPTGGTFTRSERGVGAPSS